The following DNA comes from Ornithobacterium rhinotracheale DSM 15997.
TAAACAATTGGAAAAAATCGGGGGTATTAGTCCCTTACCGAATAGGTAACCAAGTAAGATATAAAGAAAGCGAGGTATTAAACGCTTTGCAATCAATGAACCCCGAAACCCGCAAGCGATGAGAACCGAAATAATAAAACGATGTTTTGACGAAATGGCGGGTTTTGGTACGCTCAACGAAAGCGAGCAAATGCACACACTGCAATCGGTTGTTAATACGCTCGGAAGTTACCCGAAACCCCGCCAAAAAGGCGATGAGGTAGAACCAAGCCCCGAAGATTTAGGGGCTTTTTTAAGTGCGTCTAATGTGCGCAATGCCTGCAAGCTCGCAATGCTTAGGGTGTGGCGTACCTCAACGGCTGAAAACATTATAAACACAAATTTAGAAATAGCCCTAACGCTATTAACCGAGTAAACAAAGGCGTTTAATTGATTGACGGGGTAGATATAGAATGTACCGAAGATTTAGCCACGATTTGGGAAAGTAGCCCGTTTTTGGATTTTATAACCAAAGTAAACGAAAAGACGGGCGAAATACACCCAAAGAAAACCGCAAAATATAGGGGCTTAATCTTTGAGCTATTACAAAAAGGTAATGGCGAGGGTGTGTTTTGTTCTGTTCGGGGTAGTCTACACAAATACTACAATGAGGGTAAACACAATGCCGACGGATTTACATTTAACGCCCTGCAATCGGTTATTTTAGATTTAAATAAAAAATTCGGGATAGAACCCCAAAGTGCAATTATACGAAATATAGAATTTGGCGTTAATCTGTATGCCCCCGAACCCGTGCAAAATGTATTAAACGGGGTAATAGCATATAAGGGGCGAAGATTTGACACGCTAAACGACGGGCGCAAACGCTTAGGGGTGTGTGTGCCTTACCAACGCTACACAATTAAACTATATGATAAAGGCAAGCAATACGGCATATGTAGTAATTTAATGCGTTTAGAATTTGCCGTGCATAAAATGGCGCACTTGCAAAAGTACGGAATTAGAACCCTTGCCGATTGTATGCGATTAGAAAACCTGCACCCGCTCGGGGGTGTTTTAGCCGACTTTTGGGGCGATGTGATACATTTAGACAAGCGGGCGATAAAATGGCGGGAAATGTCAAATTTTCAGCATAAAAAGCTATTGTATTACGCAAGCCCGCAAAATTGGGAAGACTTTACCCGAGTACAGAGAACCCGAGCCAAAAAGATATATAAAACCCTCGTAGCTAAATACTGCACCTCAACAAAACCCGAATGGCTTAAAAATGAAGTTTTGCGAGTATGGGAAAACCTAACGCAAAACATAGGCGAAACAATGCCCTATGATTTACCAAAAACAAACAGCCCTAAAAAGGTAAAAAATGTATACGATTTAACCGATATAATAAACGGTTATTTCGTATACAAAAATGCCCCGCAAAAAGCTGATGTATTTTTTAAATATTTTGGTACATACGAACCCGAAGAAATAGAAACGCACGAGCAAGAAAATAATTTAAAAGAGGAAAGAGAAACAGAACCGCCGTTTTTGTCGGCTGATATTGCCAAAGGAAATAAAGAGAACCACAAAACGGGCAACAAGTGCAAAAAATGCAAATGTTGCGGTTCGGATATTAGCCACAAGCGGGCGGGTACAAAATACTGTTCCAAGAAATGCAATAATAAAATAAACGGAAAAAAGCGAATGAAAGCACAAAAACAGAAAAGACGCCAAGAAAACAAAAGCCTTGATAAAATAACCAAGCTATGGCGTGCCGATAAAATTAAATACCTAAGTATGGATATAGCGGGCGAATGCGTAACCTTAGCCCCGCAAGAAATAACAACGGATAGGGAAACAATAAACCAAGTAAAAAAAATATTCCTGCACCCAACGGACGGGCGATATAATGATTTTACCCTAACAGACGGGCGGGCAAGAAAATTACTAAGATTGATAAATAAATATAACTTAGAAAACTGCAAAAAATAAATGACTTACAACAAACGAAATTATTACAAGAAAATAATAAAAATACAAAATAGGGTTTTAGAGATACAAAGACAAAACCCCGATATATTCCTAAAAGAAATATTTTATAAATATATAGAACCCGAGTATTTAATAAGTTATAGGACATTTTGCGAATACTTAGGAATAAACGCAAAAGCCAAAATAAAAGATTTAACCAAAAAATAAAAAAACACCACATAACGATATTAAAAACATTTAAAATTAAAGTAGGGGGCATTTTTTACAAAAATGTAATATATTGAAAAACGGTATTTAGCCCTATACTTACCATAAAAGCGTTATTAATTGCGAAATAATACCCCTGCACCCCGTGCCAAGCGTACGGGTTTTTTTATGCCTGCACCTCAACCCGAAACAACAAACCCCGCCCGTGTGGCTTAAATGCGTGCCGTTTGAGAGCATAAAAATAGATAGGGGGCGTATTCTATGCGAAAAAACACGAAACCCGCTAAAATAAAGGATTTGCCGTAAAAAATAATTGCGTGTTAATTAGGGATAATTACTATTTATTACCATTTCGGTATCATTTTTTTTGAGCAAAAACGCCAAAATAATTGAAATAATTACTATTTTTGGACTTCCAAACACAAAGAAATGAATACGAATAAGAAAATTTTTACCCGTGTGGTATGGTGTAGGTATGCGAAAGCACCTAAACGCTGTCTTTGTGGCGTGGAACACCTAAGCCGTGCGGGTTTTATATTATCCAAAAAACAAAGAAATGACAAAGCAAGAAACCGCCCCAATGTTCGGGGGTGTTGCGACCGTTATAATAACGACGGTAACGCTTTACAATGACGAACAAACACAAATACTAACGGCGATAAATCCCAAGTATTTCAGTTTTGAGGAATTTTATAGAGAAATTAAAACAACGCTAAACAATTACCCCCAACAATGGAAAAAATACAAAACGGTAATATATCACAAAGAGGGTAACATATTAAAAAAGTTTACAGAGTACGCAACCATAACAAATTCCGAATTTATAAAGTTAAACTAAAAAATGAAAGTTGATTAAAACGAAAATATAACATTTTGGGGCATATTGTTTTAATTTGCTTTCATTGAAGTTTAAGCAAACCCCGCAAAAATTAAAATGTGAATGTGTAACACTAAAAACAGCGTTTAAACATTATTTAAAAAATATCCTCGTGCAGAAGTGTACGGGGGTATTTTTTTGCGTTCGTGATTAAAGAGCGTTTAAATGGTGTTTAAAAAGAAAGCCCCGTAATTACTCGGGGGCTTTGTTGTGTTCAAAAGTTACAGTTACATTTTGGTGTAACCTGCCACAAAGATAATATTTTTATAAGAACCTCAACGGCTCAAAATATAGTATTTCATTTATGCGGTTATGATGAGGTGGAAAACCGCCAAAAAATAGATTTTTCAGTTTTACCGTACCGCACACCGTACCAAATGTAAAAAACAAAAAGCGCAAAAGATTAAAATACAATCCTTTACGCTTTTCAGTTGTGGAGTCGGCGGGATTCGAACCCGCGTCCAAACAAGGAAATCATAGACTTTCTACATGCTTAGTCTATTGTTGGGTTTTCGTGCATATCAAAGGAAAAGACACCTCGCAATATGCCTTAGTTTCATAAAATTTCACTTAAACGCAGAAACATCATCTAAGCTATTCTCATTTTCCTGTGCCACGTACCCAAGTGCCATGAGAATTGGGCGCTTGCGCGACATTTAGCTTCCCTGCCTTGCAGGGAGAACGCCAAGACTTACTATACTTCGGTCTGAATTAGGCAGCTAAAGCGTATTCGTTGTTGCCAGTTATAAAGTTGAAGTGCCTGATTAGCGTGAGTACACAACCTTTCACGGCATGCTTATCTATCACCTCGGCTTGCTGTCAAAACCAGTCGACCCCGTAATTCAATGAACTTTTGAGCTTGCAAATATACAAATAATATTCCAAGTTTTAAATTTCTTATAAATTTATACAAAGTTTGGCACATTCAAAACACAAATGCAACGCTTAAATAATTTAAAACTAAAAGCGTATGCAAAGAGAAGAAATCAGACCTTTTTTGGTAGTACAGAAGTTTGTACCCATTCCCGTAAATCATTTAGAACCTAAGCAGTACATATATGAATATGGTATTGTAGTACAGGTGTTGAAACAAGAAAATAATATTGAGGTATTATTTTCTGGTCGTTCGTGGATAACTTTTAAACCTAAGGATATTTTATATCATCGTGTGGCTGTGAAAAAAGAAGAAACCGATTTTTTTATAGAAAGCCGATAGGCTTTTGAGTGGGCTCGTCTCAAGTATCGGTAAAATCTAACGGCAAAAATCCCTGTAAATGCGACAATATCAAGAGGTTAATAATTATTATTTGTGTGAAAAGGTTCAGCTTAGACCTACTAGCCTATTGCATTATAGTTATGTGATGGACTTACGAAATTACGAAGTAGGCTATGCTCCTACTTTACGCCAAAATCTAAACAAGGAAAAAACAGAATTAGATGAGTTAAACGCACTAGATGATATTTCAGAGTTTGGTTCAATTGTTAAATATGCTGAAAAGTGTGTTGAGTTGTATAAGGAGAAACAACAAGAAGTGTATAATGAGAAAGGGCATGTTTTAAAGGATTTAGGAACGCTCTCGGATACTCAAGTAAGGAATATAAAGAAGTATGCTATTTTATTTGCTGACGCAACTAAATCAAATAAAGACAAATATTTATCTTTTGTAACCTTGACCTTGCCCAGTGCGCAAATACACCATGATAGAGTGTTGCGTAAAATACTGGCTAAATACCTTGACCATTTAAAAGAGGTCTATGGTTTAAAAAATTATCTCTGGAAAGCGGAGACGCAGAAGAATGGAAATATTCATTTTCATGTTTTGATTGATACGCAAATCCCTCGTGAGGATATTCAGCGCATATGGAACCAGTATATAAATAAATATGGTTATGTTGATAGATATTCTGAAAAGATGAACCGCTTAACGGCTAAAGAATATATGGCTAAGTATTCAAAAAATTATAAATCAGAAAAAGACTGCATACTAGCTTACCAGCGTAATAAAAAAATGGGTTGGAGCAATCCCCCAAGTACTAAAATTGAAACGCCAAAGAGTAAACGAAATATAGTTGCGTATGTGGTGAAATATCTATTAAAGCAAGAAGAAAATAAACGCCCAGTAATTGGTGCGGTGTGGGGCGCATCAAATAAGGTAAAAAAACTCAATTATTTAAATTTTGAAGTTAGCAGTTATTTAGAGGAGTTAAACCACTTGCGGGGAAAATTGGAGTATGTGCCTACTGCTATTCAATTTGTAGAGTTGTATAAAGGTAAAGTATATCAGATGATCCGCAAGGGATATAAAAAATTGAACGAGCATTTAAAAATTTATAATAAAGCCATAAGACAGTTATTAGATACCGATTTGAGTATAAATTTAGACCAGTTAATCCAATTAATTTATGAAAAACAATACACAGAACTTGCAAATAATTAGTGCTAAGGAGCTAGCTAATTATTTAGGCGTAAGCTATTCCACTGCACGCATGATAAAAAAAGATATTTTAAGCCACTATAAAAAGAAATATCTAACGCTAAAGCTCGTAAAAAAATATTTTGATGATTAGTGTCAAAAATTGGTATAAATCGCTTAAAAGTGGTAAAAATCGCTAGATTTTAAAAAGTGCTTTTGCATGCTTAATATCTTTGTTTCAGAAATTTAAAATAAGATATAAAAATGAGAGTAACATTAGCAAAAGCAACCGAGGTGCTGGAAGTTAAGGAAAGTGCAGCGGGTTTGATTTTAAAAGGTAATTCAAGTACCGATTTCGGACAGGTGCAAATTGAGTCTTACCTAGTAGATGAAACCTTTACTAAAAAGGTTTTGGTGCCAAAGATGAGCGTTAAGCTATTTACAGAATTGTTGGGCGTTCATTTTGTTAAATTGCAAACAACAATTGGTAGCGACAAAGTAGCGGTAATTCCTTTTTCTAAATCTGGAAGTTTGCCATTAGGTGACAAAACTTACATTGAGTTCCATGTATCGGGTGGACAAGCACAGAATGTAACTGCAGAAACATTTGAGGCTATTGGAAGTGCAGAGCCTATTTATGTGCAACAAGTGAAGCTTGACCAAAATATATCTGTAAAGGATGTTGATGTATTAGCATTTGATTATTTGGTAGCTGAAAAGACACCAAATGAATTGCAAGTTATCAATGCACAGGGCAAAACAAGGATTTCGCAACTACAACTTGATTATGCAAAAAATGCAAGGATTGATGAGTTATCGAAATTACCTGCATTGGATTTAACAGGCTTATACACCTTAGCAGTGTATAAAAATGTAGGAGAAGAATTTACATTCTATTTGTTAGACGCAAAATAATATTGAAATGATTGGAGCAGTAACAGCGGTAAGTAGTTTAATT
Coding sequences within:
- a CDS encoding rolling circle replication-associated protein; the protein is MRQYQEVNNYYLCEKVQLRPTSLLHYSYVMDLRNYEVGYAPTLRQNLNKEKTELDELNALDDISEFGSIVKYAEKCVELYKEKQQEVYNEKGHVLKDLGTLSDTQVRNIKKYAILFADATKSNKDKYLSFVTLTLPSAQIHHDRVLRKILAKYLDHLKEVYGLKNYLWKAETQKNGNIHFHVLIDTQIPREDIQRIWNQYINKYGYVDRYSEKMNRLTAKEYMAKYSKNYKSEKDCILAYQRNKKMGWSNPPSTKIETPKSKRNIVAYVVKYLLKQEENKRPVIGAVWGASNKVKKLNYLNFEVSSYLEELNHLRGKLEYVPTAIQFVELYKGKVYQMIRKGYKKLNEHLKIYNKAIRQLLDTDLSINLDQLIQLIYEKQYTELANN